One segment of Eretmochelys imbricata isolate rEreImb1 chromosome 5, rEreImb1.hap1, whole genome shotgun sequence DNA contains the following:
- the SHLD3 gene encoding shieldin complex subunit 3 — MEIVLHYRPFQNDLTKLQKLVEETLKEFPIRQLPRFVPWFPNDSHKLPLKPKRQPPIISGEKAEEVKQLVAASEPLIGQHYDCTVDLLEFQSNLKTGQSLIQTQTVHAQIHSSNLEVQPANEKPKLRRSWSISVPSPKLKEKILPLSRELQSNLERLKLHAFYRAKWTIEQSICNNQTLEDIWIKLNTMIKHNELPSCNATIQRCVDQIWVFCDILYSEYVGNLLRERLNLTGRMNLLVHKYGIIFSL; from the coding sequence ATGGAAATAGTTTTGCACTATCGACCATTTCAGAATGACCTCACAAAATTGCAGAAACTTGTGGAAGAAACACTGAAGGAGTTTCCTATTCGGCAACTACCAAGATTTGTTCCCTGGTTTCCAAATGATTCACACAAACTTCCCCTCAAGCCGAAAAGACAACCACCTATTATTTCTGGTGAGAAAGCAGAAGAAGTGAAACAACTTGTTGCCGCTTCAGAACCTCTTATTGGGCAACATTATGACTGCACAGTAGACCTTCTGGAGTTTCAGTCTAATTTGAAAACTGGTCAAAGTTTAATCCAGACACAAACAGTGCACGCACAAATTCATTCAAGCAATCTGGAAGTACAACCAgcaaatgaaaaaccaaaattgAGAAGGTCTTGGAGTATCTCTGTCCCTAGTCCTaaacttaaagaaaaaattcTTCCTTTATCTAGAGAACTGCAGAGTAATTTAGAAAGACTAAAGCTACATGCATTTTATAGAGCAAAGTGGACAATTGAACAATCTATTTGTAATAATCAAACTCTAGAGGACATTTGGATTAAACTGAACACAATGATCAAACACAATGAATTGCCGTCTTGCAATGCTACAATCCAGAGATGTGTGGACCAGATATGGGTTTTCTGTGACATATTATACAGTGAATATGTTGGCAATCTTCTTAGAGAAAGATTAAATCTTACTGGGAGAATGAACTTGCTTGTACATAAATACGGAATTATATTTagtttgtaa